In Bacteroidota bacterium, the following proteins share a genomic window:
- a CDS encoding undecaprenyl/decaprenyl-phosphate alpha-N-acetylglucosaminyl 1-phosphate transferase, producing the protein MFSFLINWLFLKFSFTLGIRNSRGEVSQIRWSSNIKPAIGGISFFIVFLISISVIGTLPRQSNYLLDRHLIGIIAATSLGFLLGLADDAYNTNPLAKFILQLSCACILIISDVYIHVSDNSAFNFIITIVWVIGLMNSINMLDNMDGITTTVSMSIIAGLIIILSVIGNPISMFYLVMLIGVMGALTGFLYFNWHPSRIYMGIPAASF; encoded by the coding sequence ATGTTTTCATTTTTGATTAACTGGCTTTTTTTGAAATTCTCATTTACGCTGGGGATACGAAATAGTCGAGGAGAAGTTTCGCAGATTAGATGGTCCTCCAATATCAAGCCAGCCATTGGCGGCATTTCATTTTTCATCGTGTTTCTGATTTCGATTTCAGTGATAGGCACTCTACCACGACAGAGCAATTATCTGCTGGATAGACACTTGATCGGAATAATAGCGGCTACTTCACTTGGTTTTTTGCTCGGGCTCGCAGATGATGCTTATAACACCAACCCACTTGCAAAATTCATTTTACAACTTTCCTGCGCTTGCATTTTGATTATTTCAGACGTATACATACATGTGTCGGATAACTCAGCTTTCAACTTTATTATTACGATTGTTTGGGTGATTGGCCTTATGAATTCAATTAACATGCTAGACAATATGGACGGCATTACTACGACAGTCTCCATGAGTATTATTGCCGGATTAATTATTATATTGTCGGTAATCGGAAATCCGATAAGTATGTTCTATTTAGTGATGCTTATTGGCGTGATGGGTGCCCTCACTGGCTTTCTATATTTCAACTGGCATCCATCGCGAATATATATGGGGATACCGGCAGCCAGTTTTTAG
- a CDS encoding COX15/CtaA family protein — MGGWLLLGCLMVFFQVIIGGVTRLTDSGLSITEWKPLKGIVPPINQTEWNAEFELYKQKVQYKTINEGMSLEEFKWIYFWEYLHRFWARFMGFAFIIPFSFFIWKKWLDQKFFRKIGILFIWGGVIGTYGWLMVKSGLTGIYVPPIHLSIHLALALSLFGYLIYMTLSVYRADWQFTETKDQKPIRNLAYLILFFLFLQIFLGGIVSGTKAGLAYPTWPDMNGQIIPSTLFSEKPSIAGFLQYNAQDFWGRTFIQFIHRFTAYALVILIGLFYFKTRNISTDRIFKIGLNSFPFLVLLQVTIGIFTVLNCVGGIPVFWGVMHQAGAMFLIAVTVFVIFHLNQSTQHPNS; from the coding sequence GTGGGTGGCTGGCTTCTGCTCGGATGTCTAATGGTCTTTTTCCAAGTGATCATTGGCGGTGTAACCCGGTTGACAGATTCCGGACTATCCATCACGGAATGGAAACCCCTGAAAGGAATTGTCCCTCCCATTAACCAGACAGAATGGAATGCTGAATTTGAATTGTACAAGCAAAAGGTACAGTACAAAACCATCAACGAGGGGATGAGCCTTGAAGAGTTTAAATGGATTTATTTCTGGGAGTACCTCCACCGCTTTTGGGCGCGATTTATGGGCTTCGCCTTTATTATTCCCTTTTCATTTTTTATTTGGAAGAAATGGTTGGATCAGAAATTCTTTCGAAAAATCGGCATCCTTTTCATTTGGGGCGGGGTGATAGGTACTTATGGATGGCTGATGGTAAAAAGCGGTTTGACGGGCATCTATGTCCCTCCAATTCATTTGAGCATACACTTGGCGCTGGCACTTAGTTTATTTGGCTACCTGATATACATGACGCTTTCGGTTTATCGAGCTGATTGGCAATTTACGGAGACCAAAGATCAAAAGCCCATTCGAAATCTGGCATACCTTATTTTATTTTTTCTTTTCCTTCAAATATTTCTTGGAGGTATCGTTTCAGGGACGAAAGCCGGTTTGGCTTATCCGACTTGGCCCGATATGAATGGTCAAATTATTCCATCCACTCTATTCTCGGAAAAGCCATCTATTGCCGGCTTCCTTCAATACAATGCGCAAGACTTTTGGGGTAGAACGTTCATTCAATTTATTCACCGATTTACGGCCTACGCACTCGTTATTCTGATCGGTTTATTCTATTTCAAAACCAGAAATATAAGCACCGATAGAATCTTCAAAATTGGATTGAATTCATTTCCGTTCCTTGTTCTATTACAAGTGACAATCGGTATTTTCACTGTTTTGAACTGTGTGGGAGGTATCCCTGTTTTTTGGGGTGTGATGCACCAAGCGGGAGCTATGTTTCTGATTGCGGTTACCGTATTTGTTATTTTTCATCTCAACCAGAGCACACAGCACCCCAATTCATGA
- a CDS encoding polysaccharide biosynthesis tyrosine autokinase translates to MDNSEKEDKSGFVNPVDDFNLGLMIYIVNISIVWVILIMVTCVVLSLLYLRYTPRIFESTARMMPKVSQSSRMLGMRSLVGSGNEEEINRQMQILTSRMMLDRVADSLPLSIGYYKEGKTKFIYSELYTSSTFKIRGGAKDENILSVPIYLKILSTRKYYISFSVAGKDYEYPSDTGRTLNSPFFSISVSFANGLSPEDISGLYYFKFLTRNEVYSDIANKLAVSPIDPTTKNILLSYRDRNPERARDIVTTLCEELRQYDIETKRESFNNVLFFLNNQIDTFERDFTVLRDSITALRISERYIEKGNWYINHLLEKAIDFDQAYSNTQYDLELLIEFKKTIQKERDYSTLPNFDFRNSNISFAANISWINKLREDRNNLLIEVTEEHPVVRLKDRSIEEEKIKLLRKVDNTIESVRQNQIELTEAHQKYIDELFTTPDQMSKYDRLNKMLAKKSQFILDLYEKRAAYLIASAAVVSDFVVLEKATLNKTPVSPKETFVKIAGVAIGLLIGIALIIIRYLLHNTIISIDDVDKKINVPLLGVIPRHKEDLERSQIVVTKDPKSTITEAFRAIRSGLQFISSEPGPKIVSTTSTIPGEGKTFVSLNIAAILSMLNRKVIIMDFDMRKPRLDKIFDVDTHRGVSTILSGQSGIDECILETGVPNLDLIVSGPVPPNPSELILLPKLPELIAYLKNKYDYIVIDTPPIGLVTDALEILKMADYPIYVFRAAYSNRNFVNGVARIVTESKIKNLSVVLNDFGRGASGYGYAYGYNYGYGYGYGYGYGYGYGYYGRKHGEGYYTTEAKPKSKGWLVKLMEKVK, encoded by the coding sequence TTGGACAATTCAGAAAAAGAGGATAAAAGCGGATTTGTAAATCCGGTTGACGATTTTAACCTGGGGTTAATGATATACATCGTTAACATCAGTATCGTATGGGTAATCCTTATCATGGTTACTTGTGTTGTGCTATCGCTCCTCTATCTGCGGTACACACCTAGAATATTTGAATCAACCGCTAGGATGATGCCTAAAGTATCTCAATCGAGCAGAATGCTTGGAATGAGGAGTTTGGTCGGAAGTGGTAATGAAGAAGAGATTAATCGGCAAATGCAAATTCTGACTTCTAGAATGATGCTGGATCGGGTAGCGGATTCTCTTCCTCTAAGCATCGGATACTATAAAGAAGGCAAAACCAAGTTTATCTATTCAGAACTTTATACTTCTTCTACTTTTAAAATTAGGGGTGGAGCTAAGGATGAAAATATTTTGAGCGTACCTATTTATTTGAAAATTCTTAGTACACGAAAATATTACATCTCTTTTTCTGTGGCAGGAAAAGATTATGAATATCCTAGTGATACGGGTAGAACACTAAACTCTCCATTTTTTAGCATCTCGGTTTCCTTTGCAAATGGGCTTTCACCAGAGGATATAAGTGGTTTGTACTACTTTAAATTTTTAACCCGAAATGAGGTTTATTCTGACATTGCCAATAAATTGGCGGTTTCTCCAATTGATCCCACAACTAAAAATATTCTACTAAGCTATCGGGACCGTAACCCCGAGAGGGCGCGTGATATAGTAACTACCTTGTGCGAAGAACTGCGCCAATATGACATAGAAACCAAGCGAGAAAGTTTTAATAATGTTTTATTCTTTCTGAATAATCAGATAGATACCTTTGAAAGAGACTTTACCGTGCTCCGAGATTCGATTACTGCTCTACGAATCAGCGAGCGTTATATTGAAAAGGGCAATTGGTACATCAACCATTTACTGGAAAAAGCGATTGATTTTGACCAGGCCTATAGCAATACGCAATATGATCTGGAACTACTTATAGAATTCAAAAAAACGATACAAAAGGAGCGAGACTATTCTACCCTTCCTAACTTCGATTTTCGTAATAGTAACATTAGTTTTGCTGCAAACATTTCATGGATTAATAAACTAAGGGAAGACCGTAATAATTTGTTAATTGAGGTGACTGAAGAGCACCCAGTCGTTCGTCTTAAGGACAGGTCCATTGAAGAGGAAAAAATTAAGCTACTCAGGAAAGTGGATAATACTATTGAGAGCGTTCGTCAAAATCAAATTGAATTAACAGAAGCCCATCAAAAGTACATTGATGAACTGTTTACTACTCCGGATCAGATGAGTAAATATGATCGCCTCAATAAAATGTTGGCTAAAAAGAGTCAGTTTATTTTAGATCTGTATGAAAAAAGAGCAGCCTATCTGATTGCCAGCGCGGCGGTGGTATCAGATTTTGTGGTTCTGGAAAAAGCAACCCTTAATAAAACCCCTGTTTCGCCTAAAGAGACCTTTGTGAAAATTGCCGGAGTGGCTATTGGATTATTGATTGGGATTGCACTGATTATTATTCGTTATTTACTTCACAATACCATTATATCTATTGATGACGTTGACAAAAAGATAAACGTACCTTTACTTGGTGTTATTCCTAGGCATAAAGAGGATTTAGAACGGTCACAGATTGTAGTTACTAAGGACCCGAAATCCACCATCACAGAGGCATTTAGGGCGATTCGTTCAGGTCTTCAATTTATTTCATCTGAGCCAGGTCCTAAAATTGTGTCCACTACCTCTACTATTCCTGGCGAGGGCAAGACCTTTGTGTCTCTGAATATTGCAGCAATCCTTAGTATGCTGAATAGGAAGGTGATTATTATGGACTTTGACATGCGTAAACCAAGGCTCGATAAAATATTTGATGTAGACACTCATCGTGGTGTCAGTACTATTTTGAGTGGCCAGTCAGGTATTGATGAGTGTATTCTAGAAACCGGCGTGCCAAATCTTGATTTGATAGTTTCAGGTCCGGTGCCGCCCAATCCCTCTGAGCTTATTCTATTGCCCAAACTTCCGGAACTGATAGCCTATCTTAAAAATAAGTACGACTATATCGTGATTGATACCCCTCCTATTGGTTTGGTGACAGATGCTTTAGAAATTTTGAAGATGGCTGATTATCCGATTTATGTTTTCCGTGCCGCCTATTCAAACCGTAACTTTGTGAACGGCGTTGCACGTATAGTTACTGAAAGTAAAATAAAAAATTTATCTGTCGTTTTAAATGACTTTGGAAGAGGTGCTTCCGGATATGGATACGCTTACGGGTATAACTATGGCTATGGGTACGGGTACGGGTACGGATATGGGTATGGCTACGGGTATTATGGACGGAAGCATGGCGAAGGATACTATACCACTGAGGCAAAGCCAAAATCAAAAGGCTGGCTAGTGAAGTTGATGGAAAAGGTCAAGTAG
- a CDS encoding PKD domain-containing protein: MRDGDYTFATKTTDNQDRFVLHFTPPAQILTSDATCSGSGMIQIEQPGSSNWNYSLSDVNGTVVSAGTLNASSPVNMAANAGVYSLTLRDNNGYTVMKNIQVSGEQSIVADFTASSNLAKTQEDISFTSHNADAVTVEWNFGDGNTASTIGATHRFSAEGVYTVSLTVINEAGCKSVTTQTVTITSREATGLTTIQSNKLPIWSADNRVFIDFGGQTKVEAEIELYNIIGQLISSEKFGRSTIYSKEIPNLEAAYMIVKVKNDGVTTTKRVFIGNVK; the protein is encoded by the coding sequence ATGAGAGACGGCGACTATACTTTCGCTACCAAGACTACCGATAATCAAGATCGCTTTGTGCTACACTTCACTCCTCCTGCTCAAATCTTGACCAGCGATGCGACTTGTAGCGGCAGCGGCATGATTCAAATCGAGCAGCCGGGAAGTTCCAACTGGAACTACAGTCTGTCTGATGTGAATGGTACAGTAGTTTCCGCCGGAACGCTGAACGCTTCTTCACCGGTCAACATGGCCGCCAATGCAGGTGTCTATTCACTGACCTTGCGGGATAACAACGGTTACACAGTGATGAAGAATATACAGGTGAGCGGAGAACAATCTATAGTAGCAGATTTCACCGCCAGCAGTAATCTGGCTAAGACACAAGAGGATATCTCTTTCACTTCTCACAATGCAGACGCGGTGACGGTAGAATGGAACTTTGGTGATGGAAATACTGCCAGCACTATAGGTGCAACTCACCGGTTTAGCGCCGAGGGCGTTTATACTGTTTCTCTGACCGTGATTAACGAAGCGGGTTGTAAATCGGTCACCACACAAACGGTGACGATTACTTCGAGAGAAGCTACGGGCTTAACTACTATTCAAAGCAACAAACTTCCTATCTGGAGTGCCGACAACCGAGTGTTTATAGACTTCGGTGGTCAAACGAAAGTAGAAGCAGAGATTGAACTTTACAACATCATCGGTCAACTGATCAGCAGTGAGAAGTTTGGCCGCTCTACTATCTATTCTAAGGAGATTCCGAATCTGGAAGCTGCTTATATGATTGTGAAAGTGAAGAATGACGGTGTCACTACTACCAAGAGAGTGTTTATCGGGAATGTGAAATAA
- a CDS encoding NAD-dependent epimerase/dehydratase family protein, translated as MAIKSLVTGGAGFIGAHVVNELIQLGHEVVVLDDLSGGFEENVNPKAQFVNGSILDHLLIENLFNEHRFDYVYHLAAYAAEGLSHFIKRFNYNNNLIGSVNLINESVKHKVKCFVFTSSIAVYGAGKPPLKEDMIPVPEDPYGIAKLAVEMDLRVTHEMFGLNHVIFRPHNVYGEYQNLGDRYRNVVGIFMNQLMQGKQLSVFGDGLQTRAFSYIGDIAPHIANCVNIPAAFNQVINVGADKEYTVKELATVVMDVMDMKGELRYLPARNEVMHAYSDHSKSKKLFGDSLHTSLEDGLTKMATWAKKTGIQKSTTFKNIEITEKLPSFWTES; from the coding sequence ATGGCAATAAAATCTTTGGTTACTGGCGGTGCAGGCTTTATCGGCGCACATGTGGTGAATGAATTAATTCAGTTGGGGCATGAGGTCGTTGTATTGGACGATTTAAGCGGGGGATTTGAAGAAAACGTAAATCCCAAAGCACAATTTGTGAATGGCTCTATTCTTGACCATCTGTTGATAGAAAATCTTTTTAACGAACATCGCTTTGACTATGTCTATCACCTCGCGGCTTATGCCGCCGAGGGTTTAAGTCACTTCATCAAGCGTTTCAACTACAACAATAATCTCATCGGCAGCGTCAATCTAATTAATGAATCAGTGAAACACAAAGTAAAATGCTTTGTCTTCACCTCCTCTATTGCTGTTTATGGCGCTGGCAAACCGCCTTTAAAGGAAGATATGATTCCGGTGCCGGAAGATCCATACGGCATTGCGAAACTGGCGGTAGAAATGGATTTGCGTGTGACCCATGAAATGTTCGGATTAAATCATGTGATTTTCCGTCCGCACAATGTCTATGGTGAATACCAGAACCTCGGCGACCGCTATCGAAACGTAGTGGGCATTTTTATGAATCAGTTAATGCAGGGCAAACAACTTTCCGTTTTTGGCGATGGCTTGCAAACGCGTGCTTTCAGCTATATCGGCGATATTGCCCCGCACATCGCCAATTGTGTCAACATTCCTGCTGCCTTCAACCAAGTCATCAATGTGGGAGCAGATAAAGAATATACGGTTAAAGAATTGGCCACAGTGGTGATGGATGTGATGGACATGAAAGGCGAATTGCGCTATTTGCCCGCTCGCAACGAGGTGATGCATGCTTACAGCGATCATTCCAAATCAAAAAAACTATTTGGCGACAGCCTGCATACTTCGCTCGAAGATGGTTTGACTAAGATGGCAACTTGGGCTAAAAAGACCGGGATCCAAAAAAGTACGACGTTTAAGAATATCGAAATCACAGAGAAACTGCCTTCTTTCTGGACAGAATCCTAA
- a CDS encoding glycosyltransferase, with the protein MPRVLRIINRLNLGGPTYNAAYLSKYLEPEFETLLVSGMKDDAEESSEFIVKNLDLHPVYVPDMYRELHPFRDYKSYYKLRKLIEEFKPDIVHTHAAKAGAVGRLAASHSGVPVIIHTFHGHVFHSYFNPVKTRMFLEIERYLAKRTTKIIVLSETQKQELCDNYKVAPSEKFEIVPLGFDLRKFEENQEEKRRQFRVEYNIADDEVAIGIIGRLVPVKNHDLFLKALKDVSLRTSKKIRAFIIGDGESRKSIEEKAINLGLKFSNNDPREPNILTFTSWIKNIDVSNAGLDIIALTSNNEGTPVSLIEAQASGRAIVSTKVGGIENIVIQNETALLSPIGDVRAFANNLFQLIENSERRNELAKNGNAFVREEFSYKRLCTDMRYLYHFLLNSV; encoded by the coding sequence ATGCCGCGTGTACTAAGAATCATAAACCGACTTAATCTGGGTGGCCCGACGTATAACGCGGCTTATCTTAGTAAATATCTGGAACCCGAATTCGAGACGCTGCTGGTTTCTGGCATGAAGGATGATGCCGAGGAAAGTTCAGAGTTTATTGTCAAGAATCTGGACTTGCATCCGGTATATGTTCCCGATATGTATCGAGAACTACATCCTTTCCGCGATTATAAATCCTATTATAAGCTCCGCAAACTGATTGAAGAATTTAAGCCGGACATCGTTCATACCCATGCGGCCAAGGCCGGAGCAGTGGGTAGGCTAGCTGCTTCTCACAGTGGAGTGCCCGTAATTATTCATACTTTTCACGGGCATGTGTTTCATTCCTATTTCAATCCGGTCAAGACCCGGATGTTTTTAGAAATTGAGCGATACCTGGCAAAGAGAACCACCAAGATTATTGTTTTAAGTGAGACTCAGAAACAGGAATTATGCGATAATTATAAGGTGGCTCCTTCGGAAAAATTCGAAATCGTACCCCTTGGTTTTGATTTGCGAAAATTTGAAGAAAATCAGGAAGAAAAGAGGCGCCAGTTCCGGGTGGAATACAATATTGCTGACGATGAAGTTGCTATTGGCATTATAGGCCGACTGGTTCCTGTTAAAAACCATGATCTCTTTCTCAAGGCCTTAAAAGATGTTAGCCTCCGAACCAGCAAAAAAATCAGGGCATTCATTATCGGCGATGGGGAATCAAGAAAAAGTATTGAAGAGAAAGCGATTAATCTTGGATTGAAATTTAGCAATAATGATCCGCGGGAACCTAATATTCTCACCTTCACCAGTTGGATTAAAAACATTGATGTTTCTAATGCCGGATTAGATATAATTGCACTTACTTCTAATAACGAAGGAACCCCGGTAAGTTTGATAGAGGCTCAGGCTTCAGGACGGGCCATCGTTTCAACTAAAGTGGGAGGGATTGAAAATATCGTTATACAAAATGAAACCGCCTTATTATCACCCATAGGTGATGTGAGGGCATTTGCCAATAATTTATTTCAATTGATTGAAAACAGTGAGCGTCGCAATGAATTGGCGAAAAACGGAAATGCTTTTGTGCGTGAGGAGTTCAGCTATAAACGTCTTTGCACCGATATGCGATATCTTTACCATTTTTTATTAAATAGCGTCTAA
- the asnB gene encoding asparagine synthase (glutamine-hydrolyzing) produces the protein MCGIVGYFSKQLNHSLEDSLKRSVQTLSQRGPDLQQTEMLSPQVGFAHARLSIIDPSEVANQPMKDKSGRYTIIFNGEIFNFRELKQEFLSHLELHSASDTEVLLYLYIGMGKDCLQHLNGFFAFAIFDQQSGEIFLARDRYGIKPLHIYSDEQILVFASEVKAIYKFPVKKELDYNTLALYLQLNYVPGDSSMLIGIKKLKPAHFAIVNAEGGYSEQSYYTIPYQPGKIVSGEHLNYDKAKDKLKALIEKAVERRLVSDVPLGTFLSGGIDSSIITACAAKHVANLNTFSIGYKDEPYFDETKYARLVAEKYKTNHTVFSISNDEMFENIFSVLDYLDEPFADSSSIAVYILSKHTRNKVTVALSGDGGDELFAGYNKHRAELRARQNTLSNAILRNSLPILTMLPKSRHGKMMNLFRQLERYSEGLQLKPNERYWRWCSFQTQDQALRLLKSHTAINDQELENRRKLATDVVTDSGDLNDILFADTQMVLPNDMLAKVDYMSMANSLEVRVPLLDFTVMNYAFSLPVSFKINSKVGKRILKDAFRNELPDELFHRPKHGFEVPLLKWMRGGLRPLIDKELLGKAFVEGQGIFNYEEVESQKKKLFSNNPGDAHAIIWGLLVFQYWYKKYFS, from the coding sequence ATGTGTGGCATTGTTGGGTATTTTTCAAAACAGCTAAATCATTCGCTCGAAGATTCGCTGAAACGTTCCGTTCAAACCCTTTCTCAAAGAGGGCCTGACTTGCAGCAAACAGAGATGCTTTCTCCACAGGTCGGTTTTGCGCATGCACGGTTGTCTATCATTGATCCCTCCGAGGTGGCTAACCAGCCAATGAAAGACAAAAGCGGCAGGTACACCATCATCTTCAACGGTGAAATTTTTAATTTCAGGGAACTGAAACAAGAATTTCTTTCGCATTTAGAATTACATTCTGCTTCGGATACAGAGGTGTTGCTGTATCTCTACATTGGTATGGGGAAAGATTGCCTGCAACACCTCAATGGCTTCTTTGCCTTCGCTATTTTTGACCAGCAAAGTGGTGAGATTTTTCTCGCCAGAGACCGGTATGGTATTAAGCCACTTCACATCTACAGCGACGAACAAATACTGGTATTTGCTTCGGAGGTCAAAGCGATTTATAAATTTCCGGTAAAGAAGGAATTGGACTACAACACCCTGGCACTCTATCTACAATTGAATTATGTTCCGGGCGACTCCTCTATGCTGATTGGAATTAAAAAATTGAAGCCGGCTCATTTTGCCATAGTCAATGCCGAAGGAGGGTATTCTGAACAGAGCTATTATACTATCCCTTATCAGCCGGGGAAGATAGTTTCAGGTGAGCACCTGAATTATGATAAAGCCAAAGACAAATTGAAAGCTCTGATAGAAAAGGCGGTGGAACGAAGATTGGTTTCTGATGTACCTCTGGGAACTTTTCTAAGCGGAGGCATTGATTCTTCTATCATTACAGCCTGTGCTGCGAAGCATGTCGCTAATCTAAATACCTTTTCGATTGGGTATAAGGATGAGCCTTATTTTGACGAAACAAAATACGCGCGCCTCGTAGCAGAAAAATACAAAACCAACCATACCGTGTTTTCTATTTCAAACGATGAAATGTTTGAAAATATCTTTTCAGTGTTGGATTATTTGGATGAACCCTTTGCCGATTCATCATCCATCGCGGTTTATATTCTGAGTAAACACACCCGGAACAAAGTTACGGTAGCGTTATCCGGTGATGGGGGTGATGAGTTATTTGCGGGATATAACAAGCATCGGGCCGAATTACGAGCCAGACAAAATACCTTGTCCAACGCAATACTTAGAAACAGCCTGCCGATTTTAACGATGCTGCCCAAATCACGTCATGGCAAAATGATGAATCTGTTCCGTCAACTAGAACGGTATAGCGAAGGCTTACAACTAAAGCCTAACGAGCGCTATTGGCGCTGGTGTTCTTTCCAGACACAAGACCAGGCACTTCGTTTATTGAAATCTCATACAGCAATTAATGATCAAGAATTAGAAAACAGAAGGAAACTGGCTACGGATGTAGTAACTGATTCAGGAGACCTCAATGATATATTATTTGCAGACACTCAAATGGTTCTGCCCAATGATATGCTGGCAAAGGTAGATTATATGAGTATGGCAAATAGCCTGGAGGTGCGTGTTCCTTTACTGGATTTTACAGTCATGAATTATGCCTTCTCATTACCCGTTTCGTTCAAAATAAATTCGAAAGTGGGTAAGAGAATTTTGAAAGATGCCTTCAGAAACGAATTGCCAGATGAATTATTCCATCGTCCCAAGCATGGCTTTGAGGTTCCCCTATTAAAATGGATGCGTGGAGGGCTTCGTCCATTGATTGATAAGGAGTTGTTGGGAAAGGCATTCGTGGAGGGGCAGGGTATTTTTAATTATGAAGAAGTCGAAAGCCAGAAGAAAAAGCTTTTTAGCAATAACCCGGGGGATGCACATGCCATCATTTGGGGTCTTCTGGTTTTTCAATATTGGTACAAAAAGTACTTTAGCTAA
- a CDS encoding polysaccharide biosynthesis/export family protein has product MFQQKDYQFFDLGKKEIKEYVIQPGDQFDIKIFSRDGFKLIDVLDEGTVAYGARMVRGYLVDREGFTKLPVLGEFYVKGYTETELERILAEKLSNLFVNPYVVVTVSNRRVFLFRGSSGSIIPLNQSPTNLLEVIAKAGGVAGNFKAYKIKIIRGDLKNPQIHVVDLSTLEGMRKADLIVQSNDIIYMEPKRNVVGALTAQLSPIFATSSTVFSLIALIKAWGGKF; this is encoded by the coding sequence ATGTTTCAACAAAAGGATTATCAATTTTTTGATTTAGGAAAGAAGGAAATTAAAGAATATGTTATTCAGCCGGGAGATCAATTTGATATTAAGATATTTTCTAGAGACGGCTTTAAACTGATTGACGTTTTGGACGAAGGTACTGTCGCTTACGGGGCACGAATGGTTAGAGGATATTTAGTGGACAGAGAAGGGTTTACAAAATTACCCGTTCTTGGGGAGTTCTATGTTAAAGGCTATACGGAGACTGAACTTGAAAGAATTCTAGCAGAAAAGTTATCTAATTTATTTGTTAACCCCTATGTAGTGGTTACCGTTAGTAACCGAAGAGTGTTTTTGTTCAGAGGTTCTAGTGGTTCTATTATTCCTTTAAACCAATCTCCTACCAATTTGCTTGAAGTAATCGCTAAAGCAGGTGGGGTGGCAGGAAATTTTAAAGCGTATAAGATAAAGATTATCCGAGGAGATCTGAAGAACCCGCAGATACACGTAGTGGACTTATCAACTCTGGAAGGAATGCGCAAAGCCGATTTAATTGTGCAATCGAACGATATTATTTACATGGAGCCCAAACGAAATGTTGTGGGGGCTTTAACAGCTCAACTTAGCCCTATATTTGCAACCTCTAGTACTGTTTTTTCTTTGATTGCATTGATTAAAGCCTGGGGGGGTAAATTTTAA